In Erigeron canadensis isolate Cc75 chromosome 1, C_canadensis_v1, whole genome shotgun sequence, a single window of DNA contains:
- the LOC122585800 gene encoding heavy metal-associated isoprenylated plant protein 39-like: MPESKKVVIKVDVHDDKCKRKAMRAVSGLSGIESMAIDMKDKKLTLIGDVDPVDVVGKLKKWHTEIVTVGPAKEEKKKVEEKKPDEDKKKKEEEEERKRWEDFQRWMALHRPINPYMPQQYCVRSVEDYPDNSCVIC, from the exons ATGCCTGAAAGCAAG AAAGTAGTCATTAAAGTGGATGTCCATGACGATAAATGTAAAAGAAAGGCCATGAGGGCAGTTTCCGGCCTTTCAG GGATTGAGTCGATGGCTATAGACATGAAAGACAAGAAATTGACATTGATTGGTGACGTTGATCCAGTGGATGTTGTCGGAAAACTCAAGAAGTGGCATACGGAGATTGTCACTGTCGGTCCCgcgaaagaagaaaagaagaaagttGAAGAAAAGAAGCCAGATGAAgataagaagaagaaggaagaagaagaagaaaggaagaGGTGGGAAGATTTCCAAAGATGGATGGCTCTTCACAGGCCTATTAATCCTTACATGCCACAACAATACTGTGTTCGTAGTGTCGAAGATTATCCCGACAATAGCTGTGTTATTTGTTGA